A genomic region of Alligator mississippiensis isolate rAllMis1 chromosome 4, rAllMis1, whole genome shotgun sequence contains the following coding sequences:
- the PMCH gene encoding pro-MCH, with protein MCFSSYMLILTFSLLSQGFLFSVSKSLQNVEDDDMLLNTFTLGKSLRNGDKTEKTGGTPLEHYKMEDASFQDEEEDRNPKFFNIGSKHNFISHSLPLNLAIKQLPYLALKGSVAFPADTEIKNTKSIQERREVGDEENSAKFPIGRRDFDILRCMLGRVYRPCWQV; from the exons ATGTGTTTCTCATCCTACATGTTAATACTaactttctctcttctttcccaaGGTTTTCTATTTTCAGTTTCAAAGTCTCTGCAGAACGTAGAAGATGACGACATGCTACTAAACACCTTCACTCTAGGAAAATCTCTGCGGAATGGAGATAAAACAGAGAAGACAGGGGGTACACCTCTTGAGCACTATAAGATGGAAGATGCTAGTTTTCAGGATGAAGAGGAAGACAGAAACCCAAAGTTCTTT AATATAGGTTCCAAACATAATTTCATAAGCCACAGTCTGCCGCTGAACCTGGCTATAAAACAGCTACCTTATCTTGCCCTGAAGGGATCAGTAGCTTTTCCAGCTGACACCGAAATAAAGAATACTAAATCAATACAGGAAAGAAGAGAGGTTGGTGATGAAGAAAATTCTGCTAAGTTTCCTATAGGAAGGAGAGATTTTGACA tactCAGGTGTATGTTGGGAAGAGTCTATCGACCTTGTTGGCAAGTCTGA